From Leptolyngbyaceae cyanobacterium:
ATATGGTAGATTTTAGTTGATGCAATTCGCGATAAACTTCTTGCTTGAACCATTGTCCGATCGCATCGAAGGGAGTAAACGATTGTCCTGGTTGCCAGCTGACATCATGACCTAACGGAGTGATATGGCTACCGGGTAAAGTTAAGGCAGTAACCATACCGGGAAAACGCTTTTCTAGCAATTCGTTTAAAGGTGATGTTTGGTCGATCGTATCGTTAGTAAATTTAATTAAAAGATTGCGACGAACTTGATAACCCCTGGCAATAATTTTGGTGGTTTCGATCGGGGAAGGGGTAAATTCCAGATCGATTTTGAAAGATGGATTGAAATTAAATTGCTGAAATTGCTGCACTAAAGGAATTGCATCTCTGGCAGCAAAGTTATTGAAAGAAATCAGAATATTTCCGGCGCGATCGACTGGGAAAAGACTACCGATTAATAAGTGTAGTTTACAACCCATGCTGTGTCCGATGCCGTAGGTGGGGAGATAGCGGCGTCGCAATATATTTTTGCTGCGTAAGATGTCAACCGCGCGATCGAAACTCAACAGTACATCTTTTGCGATCGCGCTATGATCCATCGTATTCGCGAACGGGGTAGCAATCACCGCATATCCTTGCTTTCCCAGATGTTCTAACAATAATCGATAAGTCATGTGAGGGGCAGTAGCGACAAAAGCACCCCCTAGAAAATGCACTATGCCAACGGGATGTTTGGGAATAAAAACCCAGTTACCAGAAACTTCTTGCCAGTTCATACCCGAAAAAGGGAGTTAACACTTCTTTATGTTAATGCTTGTTGGGTAGGTTGACCTCTGCTGGGAGGCGAGAGGAGAAAAAGCCTGAGAAGCTGTAGGGTGGATTGAGAGAAGGAAACTCAACATCCATTAGCGCGATCGTCCTGATTGTAGATACCTGTAAAATTAAGCAAGAGCGATCGCATGGATTCCCTTAGCAGAAGCTCAACTTCGTTTACCCGAACTGATGTCAGTCTACAACCCGGTGAACGAGTGCAGATTCTTGAAGGCGATCGCGCACTCGCCAAACTAATAGGCGAACTCCAAACACCTCGCAAACCTCACCAACCGGGTAATGCGATCGGAATCCTAACCATCGTATCCGAACATAAAACTCACTCACCAGAGTTTCAAGATCGTATACCTTGAACTTTTTGCTCGACACATAGCGCGTTACATCGCTGCTATTTTATGATGACAAACCTTTTTAACTAAAAACTACCAGATCGTTAAAACAGCCTCATATAAATGGAATAATTTTTATCAATTTAATTTTCCCATAAATATAAAAAAGGAGTTAATATGAGCGATTTTCAAACACGATTAGCCAGTATGTCGCCATCGCAACAGGGGGAATTTATCGCCAAATTCCCAGCCGCTTTAGCTGCCAAATCCCAAAGCGAACCACTGCTAAAATTATTAATTGACTTTGATTTTATCAAGGCGAAAATTTCCGCTTTCCCACCGCAACAGTTAATAGACGATTACAAATTAGCCTTGCACCCGAACTTTCCCCTTTCTCCAGCCCAAAAGCATTGTTTGCGATTAATTCAAGCTGCCATTCGCCTATCAGCACATATCGTTGCCGAAGATAAAACCCAACTAGCAGCGCAATTATTGGGGCGTTTGCAATCTTTTCACATTCCAGAAATTCAGGCAATGTTGGAAGTAGCAAAACAGCAGAACGATCGGCCTTGGTTGCGCCCCCTAACAGCTAGCTTGGTTTCCCCTGGGGGTTCGTTGCTACGCACGTTTACAGGTCATATTAGTGCGGTAAATGCAGTAGCAATTACATCAGATGGCAAGCGCTTCATTTCTGCTTCATCTGACCAAACTCTGAAAGTTTGGGATTTGCAAACAGAACAGGAAATTTTTACCCTCAACGGTCATACAAACTCAGTAGAATCGCTCGCCATTTCGCCTGATAATAAAAAGTTAATTTCCGGTTGTCGGGATGCTACTTTAAAAGTTTGGGATTTGCAAACGGGGAAAGAAATACTGTGCTTCAATGATGGTACTGGCGGGATAGAGTACATTAGCATTTCCCCCAATGGTAAACAGGTAATTTCCGGTTCTTGGGGTAAAAATCGCCAAGTTTGGGATTTGGAAACGGGAGCGGAAATTTTTACATTTGCTGTTTCTACGGGAATTAACGATCGAGCGATCGCATTTACACCAGATAGCCAACGGTTAGTTTTCATTTCCGATGATAAAAATATCAAAGTTCGCGATTTAGAAACTGGTGAAGAACTGTTATCTTTTGGAGAAGATCGCGCTTTAAGTGCAGTTGCGGCAATTGACAACCATCGCCTGGTTTCCGTATCTTGGAACAATACAAAAATCTGGGATTTAGAAACGGGAGAAGAACTGTACAGTCACCAAAATCACAGTGATTGGATCGCTGTTGTCGCATTTACATCAGATGGAAAACAAATTCTAACCGGGCCTTATCGAGACGGCAATAGTAGCAGTTTCAAAGTGTGGAATTTAGAAACAGGAGAAGAACTATTTAAGCTATCAGGCTACATTCAATATACCAATCATCCTTTATATTTGGTGCTAGTTACGCCAGATAGTCAAAAGGCGATCGCAAATGCTTCGGAACGAACTCTCAAAGTTTGGAATTTGACGAATGGGCAGCAATTAGTTAATTTAGTCGGTCATAAAGATAGTATAACTTCTGCTGCCTTACACCCGAATAACAAATTGGTAATTTCTGCCTCCAAAGATAAGACGATCAAACTTTGGAATCTAGAAGCAAAGCCAGAAATTTCTCAAAGCAC
This genomic window contains:
- a CDS encoding DUF1350 family protein → MNWQEVSGNWVFIPKHPVGIVHFLGGAFVATAPHMTYRLLLEHLGKQGYAVIATPFANTMDHSAIAKDVLLSFDRAVDILRSKNILRRRYLPTYGIGHSMGCKLHLLIGSLFPVDRAGNILISFNNFAARDAIPLVQQFQQFNFNPSFKIDLEFTPSPIETTKIIARGYQVRRNLLIKFTNDTIDQTSPLNELLEKRFPGMVTALTLPGSHITPLGHDVSWQPGQSFTPFDAIGQWFKQEVYRELHQLKSTILRWIDPLSPV
- a CDS encoding WD40 repeat domain-containing protein gives rise to the protein MSDFQTRLASMSPSQQGEFIAKFPAALAAKSQSEPLLKLLIDFDFIKAKISAFPPQQLIDDYKLALHPNFPLSPAQKHCLRLIQAAIRLSAHIVAEDKTQLAAQLLGRLQSFHIPEIQAMLEVAKQQNDRPWLRPLTASLVSPGGSLLRTFTGHISAVNAVAITSDGKRFISASSDQTLKVWDLQTEQEIFTLNGHTNSVESLAISPDNKKLISGCRDATLKVWDLQTGKEILCFNDGTGGIEYISISPNGKQVISGSWGKNRQVWDLETGAEIFTFAVSTGINDRAIAFTPDSQRLVFISDDKNIKVRDLETGEELLSFGEDRALSAVAAIDNHRLVSVSWNNTKIWDLETGEELYSHQNHSDWIAVVAFTSDGKQILTGPYRDGNSSSFKVWNLETGEELFKLSGYIQYTNHPLYLVLVTPDSQKAIANASERTLKVWNLTNGQQLVNLVGHKDSITSAALHPNNKLVISASKDKTIKLWNLEAKPEISQSTTYTSPVTMLVITPDGKQVIAGLRDNTVKVWNLSTKQEISTFTHHKTKFINPMAIAPDGQLFICGSERQTLKLWNLENGAELLSFIADSSWFEAIIFTPDSQQLIYGSQGNIKICDLSTKTEIVSLAGHLHHITAIAITPDGKRMVSASGSSPYFGPEDTLDGDNHALKVWDLETQTELFTFTGDPRKVNAVAITPDGKRVIYGTDYQNHNALKYWDLETGEPPIPLIAYDKKVNGLAIAPNGNFMVSVADDATLKVWDLSSLEAIATFTGEDALESCAIAPDNATIVAGERSGRLHFLQLQGW